A region from the Desulfuromonadales bacterium genome encodes:
- a CDS encoding acetyl-CoA carboxylase carboxyltransferase subunit alpha: MQFFLDFEKPLVELEQKIRELKEYSTEKVDFSNEIKKLEKKADKLREEIFSSLTRWQRTQLARHVNRPFTLDYVQHIFTDWFEVHGDRNFRDDPAIVCGFARFDGKPCCVIGHQKGRDTKEKVYRNFGMPNPEGYRKALRVMQMAEQFGLPIFTFVDTPGAFPGIGAEERGQAEAIARNLREMAALTVPVIVTVTGEGGSGGALAIAIGNRVLMMEYSVYAVISPEGCAAILWSDGTKGPLAAEALKLTATDILELGCVIDDVIPEPVGGAHNDPQLAAASVKKYLKKHLDELQKLSAEELVEQRYQKFRAMTRVEE; the protein is encoded by the coding sequence ATGCAATTCTTTCTCGATTTTGAAAAACCCCTGGTCGAACTGGAGCAGAAGATTCGCGAGCTGAAGGAATACTCCACAGAAAAAGTAGATTTCTCCAACGAAATCAAGAAACTGGAGAAGAAGGCTGACAAGCTGCGTGAAGAAATCTTCTCCAGCCTGACCCGCTGGCAGCGAACCCAGCTCGCCCGCCATGTCAACCGTCCCTTCACCCTCGATTACGTCCAGCATATTTTCACCGACTGGTTCGAAGTTCACGGCGACCGCAACTTCCGTGACGATCCGGCTATCGTTTGCGGTTTTGCCCGCTTTGACGGCAAACCCTGCTGTGTCATCGGGCACCAGAAGGGACGCGACACCAAAGAGAAGGTCTACCGCAACTTCGGCATGCCCAACCCCGAGGGGTATCGCAAAGCGTTGCGGGTGATGCAGATGGCCGAACAGTTCGGACTGCCGATTTTTACCTTCGTCGACACCCCGGGCGCCTTTCCCGGAATCGGCGCCGAAGAACGCGGCCAGGCCGAGGCGATCGCCCGAAACCTGCGGGAGATGGCTGCGCTTACCGTGCCGGTCATTGTCACTGTGACCGGCGAGGGTGGCTCCGGAGGGGCCCTCGCCATCGCCATCGGCAACCGCGTGCTGATGATGGAGTACTCGGTCTATGCGGTCATCTCTCCCGAGGGGTGTGCGGCCATCCTCTGGAGCGACGGGACCAAGGGACCGCTGGCAGCCGAGGCGCTCAAGCTCACAGCAACCGACATCCTCGAACTTGGCTGCGTCATCGATGACGTCATTCCCGAGCCTGTCGGCGGCGCCCACAATGATCCGCAGCTTGCTGCCGCCAGTGTCAAGAAATATCTCAAGAAGCATCTTGATGAACTGCAGAAGCTCTCGGCCGAGGAACTGGTCGAACAGCGCTACCAGAAATTCCGGGCCATGACGAGGGTGGAAGAGTAG